In a genomic window of Erigeron canadensis isolate Cc75 chromosome 5, C_canadensis_v1, whole genome shotgun sequence:
- the LOC122600987 gene encoding probable long-chain-alcohol O-fatty-acyltransferase 1: protein MEGEIKNLILVWATTLVCLLYCHKINTNNKFMAFIPVFCIFIYLPSLLTSVHFAGTISFFITWLANFKLLLFAFHKGPLFNSSNNKPLPLSKFILTSCLPIKISSSSSSSQKDGKKKLIMMMNYSVKFIVFVALLKVYEYGDQIHPLIKMSLFCVHIYVVLDMGLAFLAYMARSVLGLELEPQFNEPYMATSLQDFWGKRWNLMVTGILHPTVYIPVRLFLLNKKCTRNMAMLLAVMATFMVSGLMHELIFYYIGTRLKPPTWEVTCFFLTHGVLLCAELVLKRRLSFLRIPRMISGPLALSVVMVTSFWLFFPPFLRCDTEVRSCQEFVAFLEFVIRGRFVASSDVSCPYFSTN from the coding sequence ATGGAGGGAGAGATAAAGAACTTGATACTAGTATGGGCAACAACCTTAGTATGTCTTTTGTACTGTCACAAAATCAATACCAATAATAAATTTATGGCCTTCATTCCTGTGTTTTGCATATTCATATACCTCCCATCATTACTTACATCTGTTCACTTCGCAGGTACCATTTCTTTCTTTATAACTTGGCTAGCAAACTTTAAATTACTTTTGTTTGCTTTTCATAAAGGCCCTCTTTTCaattcatcaaataataaacccCTTCCTTTGTCCAAATTCATCCTAACATCTTGTCTACCCATCAAGATCtcctcctcctcatcatcatcccAAAAGGATGGAAAGAAGaaattgataatgatgatgaattaCTCGGTTAAATTTATCGTGTTTGTAGCTTTGCTCAAAGTGTATGAATACGGCGATCAAATTCATCCGCTAATTAAAATGAGTCTGTTttgtgttcatatatatgtgGTTCTAGATATGGGTCTAGCATTTCTTGCATACATGGCTCGTTCTGTACTGGGGTTAGAACTCGAACCCCAATTCAACGAGCCATATATGGCTACCTCCCTACAAGATTTTTGGGGCAAGAGATGGAATCTAATGGTAACCGGGATACTACATCCAACGGTGTACATTCCCGTgagattatttcttttaaacaaaaaatgcaCAAGAAACATGGCCATGTTACTAGCAGTTATGGCTACATTTATGGTTTCGGGTCTAATGCACGAATTAATATTTTACTATATTGGGACCAGATTGAAACCACCCACATGGGAAGTCACGTGCTTCTTCCTGACTCATGGTGTGTTGCTTTGTGCTGAGTTGGTGTTAAAGAGGAGATTATCATTCCTTCGTATACCGAGGATGATATCAGGGCCGTTGGCGTTGAGCGTGGTGATGGTAACCAGCTTTTGGTTATTTTTTCCACCTTTTTTGAGGTGTGATACCGAAGTGAGATCCTGTCAAGAATTTGTTGCCTTTTTGGAATTTGTTATTCGTGGAAGGTTTGTTGCCTCAAGTGATGTTTCCTGTCCGTATTTTTCAACCAACTAA
- the LOC122599357 gene encoding uncharacterized protein LOC122599357, with translation MASIQILKSGLHPFIASQSSSKSNCYHSRSRIVKFKPKFSVDRTFSVSCKAQDTDDNNDSKGEEPTESLFMKELKRRGMTPTSLLEESWSTLKDENITYKEEDGGFSNRNVVSTDLEKSLSNQRERSMALNSEGLEGLIPRAKVLLTLGGTYFLAFWPLILVTVASFSAVYIYFGPKFVHDATTRQVYLPQYVDPYALLEDQRISETAPRLN, from the exons atggcGTCAATTCAGATACTGAAATCCGGTTTACATCCATTTATAGCTtcacaatcttcttcaaagtcaaactgTTACCATAGCAGAAGCAGAATTGTTAAGTTTAAGCCGAAGTTTTCGGTTGATAGAACGTTTTCGGTTTCGTGTAAGGCTCAAGATACCGATGATAATAATGATAGCAAAG GTGAGGAGCCTACCGAGTCTTTATTTATGAAAGAACTAAAGAGGCGTGGCATGACACCCACTTCATTATTAGAGGAAAGTTGGAGCACATTGAAAGACGAGAATATTACATATAAGGAAGAAGATGGAGGTTTTTCAAATAGAAATGTTGTATCGACAGATCTTGAGAAAAGCCTGTCTAATCAAAGGGAGCGATCTATGGCTTTGAACAGTGAGGGCCTGGAG GGTTTGATTCCACGTGCTAAAGTCTTGCTAACCCTTGGAGGAACATACTTCTTGGCCTTTTGGCCACTAATCCTTGTAACAGTGGCATCCTTCTCTGCTGTTTACATT TACTTTGGACCTAAATTTGTCCATGATGCTACCACAAGACAAGTATACCTACCCCAATATGTTGATCCATATGCACTTCTTGAAGACCAAAGGATCTCTGAAACTGCACCAAGGCTAAATTAA
- the LOC122599356 gene encoding amino acid permease 6-like, whose translation MQNGSTFERGYLPNEKFDDDGRIKRTGTWKSATAHIITAVIGSGVLSLAWCFAQLGWIAGTITLLLFSVITMFNSILLTDCYRSPDPVTGTRNYTYMDAVKSNLGTFQYKLCGIAQYGVLTGITIGYTTTTAISMAAITKSNCFHKQGHNADCRVHNNSFMVIFAVIQIILSQVPNFHKLSPLSVIAAIMSFTYSLIGIGLSIAKIAADGIGKTTITGIPVSSDFSGMEKMWKTFSALGDIAFAYSFCFVLIEIQDTLKSSPPENKQMKLATAIGIMASTVFYMLCGVLGYAAFGNDAPGNFLTGFGFYDPFWLIDIANICIVIHLLGAYQVLAQPFFGFVENWSKKRWPQNKLVIKEFSVCGFDINVFRFVWRTSYVIVMTIIAMIFPFFNDFVGLLGAGTFWPLSVYFPIEMYISQAKIRKYSFTWIWMQILSLACLIVSLVAAVGSTRGLITSVQSFKPFQSVS comes from the exons ATGCAGAACGGTTCCACTTTCGAAAGGGGGTACCTTCCTAACGAGAAGTTTGATGACGACGGAAGAATAAAACGAACTG GAACTTGGAAGAGTGCAACAGCACATATTATAACAGCAGTGATCGGGTCAGGAGTGTTATCGTTAGCGTGGTGTTTTGCTCAGTTGGGATGGATCGCAGGAACAATCACTCTACTCTTGTTTTCGGTCATTACTATGTTTAATTCGATATTGCTAACGGATTGTTATCGTTCACCGGATCCTGTTACGGGTACCAGAAACTATACTTACATGGATGCTGTAAAATCCAATCTGG GAACATTTCAATACAAGCTTTGTGGCATAGCACAATATGGTGTCCTGACCGGAATAACCATCGGATACACTACTACCACTGCCATTAGCATGGC TGCAATCACCAAATCTAACTGTTTCCATAAACAAGGCCACAATGCGGATTGTCGTGTGCACAACAATTCATTTATGGTGATTTTCGCTGTCATTCAGATCATCCTAAGCCAAGTCCCTAACTTTCATAAACTATCGCCGCTCTCAGTCATTGCAGCTATAATGTCCTTCACTTATTCACTGATTGGAATCGGTCTCTCAATTGCAAAAATAGCAG CTGATGGAATTGGGAAAACGACTATAACAGGAATACCAGTCAGCAGTGATTTTTCAGGCATGGAGAAAATGTGGAAAACTTTCTCTGCACTTGGAGATATTGCGTTTGCgtattctttttgttttgtccTCATTGAAATTCAG GATACTCTGAAATCAAGTCCACCGGAAAACAAACAAATGAAGCTAGCTACAGCCATTGGAATCATGGCGTCAACTGTGTTTTATATGCTGTGTGGTGTGTTAGGTTATGCCGCCTTTGGAAATGATGCTCCAGGGAACTTTTTAACCGGATTTGGGTTTTATGACCCTTTTTGGCTTATTGATATTGCCAATATATGCATTGTTATTCATCTTCTTGGTGCTTATCAG GTACTGGCACAACCATTTTTTGGGTTTGTCGAGAATTGGAGTAAAAAAAGATGGCCACAAAACAAACTCGTCATAAAAGAGTTCTCAGTGTGTGGATTTGATATCAATGTGTTCAGATTTGTTTGGAGAACTAGTTACGTGATAGTGATGACAATAATAGCAATGATATTCCCATTCTTTAACGACTTTGTGGGGTTACTGGGTGCGGGTACATTTTGGCCATTATCTGTTTATTTCCCAATAGAGATGTACATCTCACAAGCAAAGATCCGCAAGTACTCGTTCACTTGGATTTGGATGCAAATACTGAGTCTAGCATGCTTGATTGTATCACTAGTAGCTGCAGTTGGGTCAACCCGCGGGCTCATCACTTCAGTCCAATCTTTCAAGCCATTTCAGTCTGTATCCTAA